In one Achromobacter spanius genomic region, the following are encoded:
- a CDS encoding chalcone isomerase family protein, producing MQRISGGRYTALSLILAASLALGPAFAADMEVGGQRVPEHLSEGGRTLVLNGAGLRTRFVVKVYVAALYVTTKSHDASVLINSTEPRRIRLQLLRDVDSESLDDALQEGLRDNTPPPELARLKASTERLKSLVADLGIAREGDVVDLDFDARGVAVTHNGKPRGRVDGPDFARALLRVWLGDKPAQTSLKTALLGN from the coding sequence ATGCAACGCATCTCTGGAGGGCGATACACCGCCCTGAGCCTTATCCTTGCCGCCAGCCTGGCGCTGGGCCCCGCGTTCGCCGCCGACATGGAGGTTGGCGGCCAGCGCGTGCCCGAACACCTGAGCGAGGGCGGCCGCACGCTGGTGCTCAACGGCGCGGGCCTGCGCACGAGATTCGTCGTGAAGGTCTACGTGGCCGCGCTGTACGTCACCACGAAAAGCCACGATGCGTCGGTGCTGATCAACAGCACGGAACCCCGTCGCATCCGCCTGCAATTGTTGCGAGACGTGGACAGCGAGAGCCTTGACGACGCCCTGCAGGAAGGCCTGCGCGACAATACGCCGCCGCCGGAACTGGCAAGGCTTAAGGCATCCACCGAACGCCTCAAGAGCCTGGTGGCCGATCTGGGCATTGCCCGCGAGGGCGATGTGGTCGACCTGGACTTTGACGCCCGTGGCGTTGCCGTGACCCACAACGGCAAGCCACGCGGCCGCGTCGACGGCCCCGATTTCGCCCGCGCCTTGCTCCGCGTCTGGCTGGGCGACAAGCCCGCGCAGACTTCCCTGAAGACGGCCCTGTTGGGCAACTAG
- a CDS encoding AMP-binding protein, producing the protein MERIWHKSYPAGVPAEIEIDGVTTLVSVVRESCRRYADKTAYLSMGKAISYAELDELTRDFAAWLHAQGLGKGDRVALMMPNLLQYPVCLFGALRAGCVVVNCNPLYTPHELEHQLVDSGARAIVVADNFAATVEKALTAAGQGSAVKHVLVTSIGEMLGPLKGRLVDFVIRRVKRMVPAWSLPHHVRLGDALRAGRQAPFAEVPLNQRDLACLQYTGGTTGVAKAAMLTHGNLVTNVNQAHAWIRPLVTDGEECIVTALPLYHIFALTANCLTFMKIGASNLLIINPRDIAGLIKEMSQVPFSAFTGVNTLFNALLNHPDFAKLDFSRLRLTMGGGMAVQRAVAERWRAVTGKPLAQAYGLTETSPAVTVNPLDVKVFTGSIGLPVPSTDISIRDDDGVELGVGETGEICVRGPQVTQGYWNRPDETALVMTPDGYLRTGDVGYVDQDGYVFLIDRKKDMILVSGFNVYPNEVEDVAALHAGVREVAAVGVPDERSGEVVKLYVIRKDPELDAETLIAHCRTHLTGYKVPRQVEFRDDLPRTNVGKILRRELKPDAAPQVEKQSAGQG; encoded by the coding sequence ATGGAACGAATCTGGCACAAGAGCTATCCCGCGGGCGTACCCGCGGAAATCGAGATAGACGGGGTGACCACACTGGTCTCGGTCGTGCGGGAAAGTTGCCGCCGCTATGCGGACAAGACCGCGTACCTGAGCATGGGCAAAGCGATCAGCTACGCCGAACTGGACGAATTGACGCGCGACTTCGCCGCCTGGCTGCACGCCCAGGGCCTGGGTAAAGGCGACCGCGTTGCGCTCATGATGCCCAACCTGCTGCAATACCCCGTTTGCCTGTTCGGCGCCTTGCGCGCTGGCTGCGTCGTGGTCAACTGCAACCCGCTTTACACCCCGCACGAGCTTGAACACCAGTTGGTGGACTCGGGCGCACGCGCCATCGTGGTGGCGGACAACTTCGCGGCCACCGTGGAAAAGGCACTGACCGCTGCCGGGCAAGGCAGCGCGGTCAAACATGTACTGGTGACGTCCATCGGCGAAATGCTGGGTCCACTTAAAGGCCGGCTGGTGGATTTCGTCATCCGCCGCGTCAAGCGCATGGTGCCGGCGTGGTCCTTGCCGCACCATGTGCGCCTGGGCGATGCGTTGCGCGCGGGCCGGCAGGCGCCGTTTGCCGAAGTGCCGCTGAACCAACGCGATCTGGCCTGCCTGCAATACACGGGCGGGACCACCGGCGTGGCAAAGGCCGCGATGCTGACGCACGGCAATCTGGTGACAAACGTGAACCAGGCTCATGCCTGGATCAGGCCGCTGGTCACAGACGGCGAAGAGTGCATCGTGACGGCCTTGCCGCTGTATCACATCTTTGCGCTGACGGCGAACTGCCTGACGTTCATGAAGATCGGCGCCAGCAACCTGCTGATCATCAACCCGCGTGACATTGCCGGGCTGATCAAGGAAATGAGCCAGGTGCCATTTTCGGCATTCACCGGCGTCAATACCTTGTTCAACGCGCTGCTGAATCATCCCGATTTCGCCAAGCTGGATTTTTCGCGCCTGCGCCTGACAATGGGCGGGGGCATGGCGGTGCAGCGTGCCGTGGCCGAGCGTTGGCGCGCGGTCACGGGCAAGCCGCTGGCGCAGGCCTACGGGCTGACCGAGACGTCACCCGCCGTCACCGTCAACCCGCTGGACGTCAAGGTATTCACCGGGTCCATCGGCTTGCCGGTGCCATCCACCGACATTTCCATCCGCGACGATGACGGCGTGGAACTGGGTGTAGGGGAAACGGGGGAAATCTGCGTGCGCGGTCCCCAGGTCACCCAGGGCTACTGGAACCGCCCCGACGAAACCGCGCTGGTGATGACCCCTGACGGCTATCTGCGCACGGGCGACGTCGGCTACGTGGACCAGGACGGCTACGTGTTCCTGATCGACCGCAAGAAAGACATGATCCTGGTGTCGGGCTTCAACGTGTATCCCAACGAAGTCGAGGACGTCGCCGCGCTGCACGCCGGCGTGCGCGAAGTGGCCGCGGTGGGGGTGCCGGACGAACGCTCGGGCGAAGTGGTCAAGCTATATGTGATCCGCAAGGACCCCGAGCTGGATGCCGAAACGCTGATCGCCCATTGCCGCACGCACCTGACGGGCTACAAGGTGCCGCGCCAGGTGGAATTCCGCGATGATTTGCCGCGCACCAACGTGGGCAAGATCCTGCGGCGGGAATTGAAACCCGACGCTGCCCCGCAAGTGGAAAAGCAAAGCGCCGGCCAGGGTTGA
- a CDS encoding sulfatase-like hydrolase/transferase gives MSTVQNVLFIMADQLRADHLSCYGHPYLQTPSLDALAARGVRFDRAFVNSGVCGPSRMSYYTGRYPSRHGATWNRVPLSVNEITLGEYLAGQGRELALAGKTHIIPDKAGMERLAIDGASELGVLLSRGGFTELDRYDGHHTPGQESGYPAFLRRHGYDSADPWTDYVIAGVDANGQIASGWNMRNVHLPSRVAEAHSETAYMTDQALDFMQRRGSQPWVLHLSYVKPHWPYMAPAPYHQRYTADQCLPVRRNQEELANAHPVVAAYRQQEESVSFSSDECVRVVRPAYQGLIRQLDDHLGRLFDYMEGAGLMKNTLIVFTADHGDFLGDHWLGEKELFYDTVQRVPFIVMDPSAAADATRGQALNDMVESVDVVPTVLRALGTPGPSHRLEGRELQTLLHGRGDGTASSTEWRDCVFSELDYSFRQARILRGKTPQNARAWSVRTDRWRYVYWLDEPEQLFDLHADPDEFQDLGTSATHAATRLELRQRLLDWMLRGKRRTTISDEAVEKATNAHKRAGVFFGQW, from the coding sequence ATGAGCACGGTGCAGAATGTGTTGTTCATCATGGCCGACCAGTTGCGGGCGGATCACCTTAGCTGCTATGGCCATCCTTATTTGCAAACCCCCAGCCTGGATGCGCTGGCGGCGCGCGGCGTGCGCTTTGACCGCGCCTTCGTGAATTCCGGCGTGTGCGGCCCGTCGCGCATGAGCTACTACACGGGCCGCTACCCCTCGCGCCACGGGGCTACGTGGAACCGCGTGCCGCTGTCGGTCAACGAAATCACGCTGGGCGAGTACCTGGCGGGGCAGGGGCGCGAGCTAGCCCTGGCCGGCAAGACCCACATCATTCCCGACAAGGCCGGCATGGAACGCTTGGCCATCGACGGCGCATCCGAGCTGGGCGTGCTGCTCAGCCGGGGCGGCTTCACGGAGCTGGACCGCTACGACGGCCACCACACGCCCGGTCAGGAAAGCGGCTATCCCGCTTTCCTGCGCCGCCACGGCTACGACAGCGCCGACCCCTGGACCGACTACGTGATTGCCGGCGTGGACGCCAACGGCCAGATCGCCAGCGGCTGGAACATGCGCAACGTGCATCTGCCGTCGCGCGTGGCCGAAGCGCATTCCGAAACCGCCTACATGACGGATCAGGCGCTGGACTTCATGCAACGCCGTGGCAGCCAGCCCTGGGTGCTGCACCTGAGCTACGTCAAACCGCACTGGCCTTACATGGCGCCGGCCCCGTACCACCAGCGCTATACCGCTGACCAATGCCTGCCCGTGCGGCGCAACCAGGAAGAGCTGGCGAACGCGCATCCCGTGGTTGCCGCCTACCGTCAGCAGGAAGAGAGCGTCAGCTTTTCCAGCGACGAATGCGTGCGCGTGGTGCGGCCGGCTTACCAGGGCTTGATCCGGCAACTGGACGATCACCTGGGCAGATTGTTCGACTACATGGAAGGCGCGGGCCTGATGAAGAACACGCTGATCGTGTTCACGGCCGACCATGGCGATTTCCTGGGCGACCACTGGCTGGGCGAAAAAGAACTGTTCTACGACACCGTGCAGCGCGTGCCGTTCATCGTGATGGACCCGTCGGCGGCGGCTGATGCCACGCGCGGGCAGGCCTTGAACGACATGGTGGAAAGCGTGGACGTGGTGCCCACGGTGCTGCGCGCATTGGGCACGCCCGGACCGTCGCATCGGCTGGAAGGCAGGGAACTGCAAACGCTGCTGCATGGCCGAGGGGACGGCACTGCATCCAGCACGGAATGGCGCGATTGTGTGTTCTCGGAACTGGACTACAGCTTCCGCCAGGCCCGCATCCTGCGCGGCAAGACGCCGCAGAATGCGCGCGCCTGGTCGGTGCGCACCGACCGCTGGCGCTATGTGTACTGGCTGGACGAGCCCGAGCAGCTGTTTGACCTGCACGCCGACCCGGATGAGTTCCAGGACCTGGGCACCAGCGCCACGCACGCGGCCACACGTCTGGAACTGCGCCAGCGCCTCTTGGACTGGATGCTGCGCGGCAAGCGGCGCACCACCATCAGCGACGAAGCCGTGGAAAAAGCCACCAACGCGCACAAGCGGGCGGGGGTGTTCTTCGGGCAGTGGTAG
- a CDS encoding Bug family tripartite tricarboxylate transporter substrate binding protein: MAKAIVATAVATGASLACAQQAPLDGTLTIVVGYPPGGSSDRIARLVADRLKDRVGVPVVVENKTGAGGRIAAQTLHAAPAEQNVLMLANPAVMVVAPLVYAQPGYDAKRDFTPVSLVSRYKFALAVPASSPIKNVPALREWLRANPKQFTVGVPATGSLPHFFALMLGREIKQDPEVIGYRGSAPLISELIGGILPQGIDTLDTLLPQHRAGKIRILATSGDTRDADLQDVPTFKESGVDLAADGWNAFFAPAAMPKAKADRLGADIAAIMRDPGMEKAVRSVYLEPVSQDAAGTAKALDAYRKQWEPVVRDSGFTATQ, encoded by the coding sequence ATGGCAAAGGCCATTGTGGCCACGGCCGTGGCCACGGGGGCGTCGCTGGCCTGTGCGCAGCAAGCGCCGCTGGACGGCACCTTGACGATCGTGGTGGGCTACCCGCCGGGCGGCAGTTCCGACCGCATTGCGCGGCTGGTGGCCGACCGCCTGAAGGACCGCGTGGGCGTGCCCGTGGTGGTTGAAAACAAGACCGGCGCGGGCGGGCGCATCGCGGCCCAGACGCTGCATGCGGCGCCGGCCGAGCAAAACGTGCTGATGCTGGCCAACCCCGCGGTCATGGTCGTGGCGCCGCTGGTCTACGCCCAACCCGGGTATGACGCCAAGCGCGACTTTACGCCGGTGTCGCTGGTCAGCCGCTACAAGTTTGCGCTGGCCGTGCCGGCCAGCTCGCCCATCAAGAACGTGCCCGCCCTGCGCGAGTGGTTGCGCGCCAACCCCAAGCAATTCACGGTGGGCGTGCCGGCCACCGGCAGCCTGCCGCACTTTTTCGCGCTGATGCTGGGCCGCGAGATCAAGCAGGATCCGGAAGTGATTGGCTATCGCGGGTCCGCGCCTTTGATATCGGAACTGATCGGCGGCATCCTGCCGCAAGGCATCGACACGCTGGACACCCTGCTGCCGCAGCACCGCGCCGGCAAGATCCGCATCCTGGCCACCTCTGGCGATACGCGCGATGCGGATCTGCAAGACGTGCCCACCTTCAAGGAAAGCGGCGTGGACCTGGCTGCCGATGGCTGGAACGCCTTCTTCGCGCCCGCCGCCATGCCCAAGGCCAAGGCTGACCGCCTGGGCGCCGACATTGCGGCCATCATGCGCGACCCCGGCATGGAAAAAGCCGTGCGCAGCGTGTACCTGGAACCGGTGTCGCAGGACGCGGCCGGCACCGCCAAGGCGCTGGACGCCTATCGCAAGCAATGGGAACCGGTGGTGCGCGACTCCGGCTTCACGGCCACGCAATAG
- a CDS encoding MarR family winged helix-turn-helix transcriptional regulator yields the protein MLMYRLYQAWSQSNPVFVRLCEGRFGITRREWRILACAIEGGIMNSAELAAAAKLDLARTSRTLGSLCAKGWLRRLPDSSDRRVVRVEATAEGQARYQALLPEVLRLNALLVQDLSDSEVALLRDFLGRIEQRGRRMAEDNIVAEKASRREGGTRRAQYA from the coding sequence ATGCTGATGTACCGGCTGTACCAGGCGTGGTCGCAATCCAACCCGGTGTTCGTGCGGCTGTGCGAAGGCCGTTTCGGCATCACGCGGCGCGAATGGCGCATTCTGGCCTGCGCCATCGAAGGCGGCATCATGAACTCGGCCGAGCTGGCGGCCGCCGCCAAGCTGGACCTGGCCCGCACGTCGCGCACGCTGGGCTCGCTGTGTGCAAAGGGCTGGCTGCGACGCCTGCCCGACAGCAGCGACCGTCGCGTGGTGCGGGTCGAAGCCACCGCCGAGGGCCAGGCGCGTTATCAGGCGCTGCTGCCCGAGGTCTTGCGGCTGAACGCGCTGCTGGTGCAGGACTTGAGCGACAGCGAAGTCGCGCTACTGCGCGACTTTCTGGGCCGCATCGAGCAGCGCGGGCGGCGCATGGCCGAAGACAACATCGTGGCGGAAAAGGCCAGCCGACGCGAAGGCGGGACGCGGCGCGCGCAGTACGCGTAA
- a CDS encoding TonB-dependent siderophore receptor — protein MKRHPTRAARRARPQSLLPAAALAACLGATAHAQTAPATAAGPTTVLPAVQVTGTAETATSPVAGYVATRSATGTKTDTPLSETPQAITVIPRDQIVDQGAQNVQDTMNYAAGVRPNAYGVDNRGDYVRIRGTEPAQYLDGLRQFFNSNNPRTEVYGMERVEVLRGPSSMLYGQGSTGGIVNLVSKRPQAEAQREIGVVLGSDNRREIHTDLTGPVTEDGQWLYRVVAVGRDSDTQVQYAQDDRLMLAPSLTWQPSAATSLTLQALWQKDRAGTTQSFLPWSGSVQENPNGRIPTRRFVSEPGWDAYDTEQFSVGWLFEHQFNDTWKFRQNFRNTVSRVDYQSLYPNVYGARRGDSYIDAAQTTTDRYFYVNKPRMRTLLADQNIEGKLNWGRTEHTVILGMDYSHYRETSQTASGLGAPLNLYHPVYGNVPEYELSDTPKQKQQQLGFYAQDQIKFDKNWIFLAGIRRDRADNRIDGQDKETDYATTKRFGLMYAADNGWSPYLSYSESFTPIAGSNFYNERYKPMRGKQVEAGIKYMPRDADMEFTAAAYDLREKNRQTNDPDNPNNQLQAGKTRTRGVELELRGRVTKNVDVIANYIYTDVDPQLEGLPKHMASLWSKYRFALAGQPGFAVGAGVRYLTAFRDGGAPETPAVTLFDAMVSYDNGPWRYALNVNNIADRTYETVCLDRGDCFYGARRTVMLSGAYRF, from the coding sequence TTGAAACGCCATCCAACCCGGGCCGCCCGCCGCGCGCGCCCGCAGAGCCTGTTGCCCGCCGCCGCGCTGGCCGCCTGCCTGGGCGCCACCGCCCACGCCCAAACCGCCCCCGCCACCGCCGCCGGCCCCACCACCGTGCTGCCCGCCGTGCAGGTGACCGGCACGGCCGAAACCGCCACCAGCCCGGTCGCGGGCTACGTGGCCACGCGCAGCGCAACCGGCACCAAGACCGACACCCCCCTGTCTGAAACGCCGCAAGCCATCACGGTGATTCCGCGCGATCAGATCGTGGACCAGGGCGCCCAGAACGTGCAGGACACCATGAACTACGCCGCCGGCGTGCGGCCCAATGCGTATGGCGTGGACAACCGCGGCGACTACGTCCGCATCCGTGGCACGGAGCCGGCGCAGTACCTGGACGGCCTGCGCCAGTTCTTCAATTCAAACAACCCACGCACCGAGGTCTATGGCATGGAGCGCGTGGAAGTGCTGCGCGGCCCCTCGTCCATGCTGTACGGACAGGGCAGCACCGGCGGCATCGTCAACCTGGTCAGCAAGCGCCCGCAGGCTGAAGCGCAACGCGAAATCGGCGTGGTGCTGGGCAGCGACAACCGCCGCGAAATCCATACCGACCTGACTGGCCCCGTGACCGAAGACGGGCAATGGCTGTACCGCGTGGTGGCCGTGGGCCGCGACAGCGACACCCAGGTGCAGTACGCGCAGGACGACCGCCTGATGCTGGCGCCGTCGCTCACGTGGCAGCCCAGCGCCGCCACCTCGCTGACCTTGCAGGCGCTGTGGCAAAAGGACAGGGCCGGCACCACACAGTCATTCCTGCCCTGGAGCGGCTCGGTACAAGAAAACCCGAACGGCCGCATCCCCACCCGCCGCTTCGTCAGCGAGCCGGGCTGGGACGCCTACGACACCGAGCAATTCAGCGTGGGCTGGCTGTTTGAGCACCAATTCAACGACACCTGGAAATTCCGCCAGAACTTCCGCAACACGGTCAGCCGGGTCGACTATCAATCGCTGTACCCGAACGTGTACGGCGCGCGCCGTGGCGATTCCTACATCGACGCCGCCCAGACCACCACCGACCGCTACTTCTACGTCAACAAGCCGCGCATGCGCACGCTGCTGGCCGACCAGAACATCGAAGGCAAGCTCAACTGGGGCCGCACCGAGCACACCGTCATCCTGGGCATGGACTATTCGCATTACCGCGAAACCAGCCAGACGGCCTCCGGCCTGGGCGCGCCGCTGAACCTGTACCACCCCGTCTACGGCAACGTGCCGGAATACGAGCTGTCGGACACGCCCAAGCAAAAGCAGCAGCAACTGGGCTTTTACGCGCAAGACCAGATCAAGTTCGACAAGAACTGGATCTTCCTGGCGGGCATCCGCCGCGACCGCGCCGACAACCGCATCGACGGCCAGGACAAGGAAACCGACTACGCCACCACCAAGCGCTTCGGCCTGATGTACGCGGCCGACAACGGCTGGTCGCCCTACCTGAGCTACAGCGAATCGTTCACGCCGATTGCCGGATCGAACTTCTACAACGAACGCTACAAGCCCATGCGCGGCAAACAGGTCGAGGCCGGCATCAAGTACATGCCCCGCGACGCCGACATGGAATTCACGGCCGCCGCCTACGACCTGCGCGAAAAGAACCGCCAGACCAATGACCCCGACAATCCCAACAACCAGCTCCAGGCCGGCAAGACCCGCACGCGCGGCGTTGAATTGGAATTGCGTGGCCGCGTCACCAAGAACGTGGACGTGATCGCCAACTACATCTACACCGATGTCGACCCGCAACTGGAAGGCTTGCCCAAGCACATGGCGTCGTTGTGGAGCAAGTACCGCTTTGCGCTGGCCGGCCAGCCCGGCTTCGCGGTGGGCGCGGGGGTGCGCTACCTGACAGCGTTCCGCGATGGCGGCGCGCCGGAAACGCCCGCCGTCACGCTGTTCGACGCCATGGTCAGCTACGACAATGGTCCGTGGCGCTATGCCTTGAACGTCAACAACATCGCCGACCGCACCTATGAAACGGTCTGCCTGGACCGTGGCGACTGCTTTTACGGCGCGCGCCGCACCGTCATGCTCAGCGGGGCGTACCGCTTCTAA
- a CDS encoding 2-keto-3-deoxygluconate permease encodes MLVPLILGSLIGTFAPDALAIGGFTTALFKNSALPLIALLIFATGTQVNARTGGPILATAGTLLLMKTLVPATLIIILGSYVGLDGVMGVSILALLAAFDNSNGGLWLAYTGQYGDARDRGAYVASAVNDGPFFSLLFLGASGLADIPMIALVAALVPFLLGVVVGNLDPKWRDVLKPVPNIVIPFFAFALGTGINLGAVVSGGMSGLILGLIISPITGGLVYLGYRLILRRGGKSGLGFAAGTTAGNAIATPAVVAAADPNFQQYVSTATAQVAACVLISSILAPMLASYFLKRAGELKSEDADADSSATPTLASARGEAL; translated from the coding sequence ATGCTCGTACCGCTGATCCTGGGTTCCCTGATCGGCACCTTCGCCCCTGATGCGCTTGCCATCGGCGGCTTTACCACCGCCCTCTTCAAGAACAGCGCCCTGCCGCTGATCGCCCTGCTGATCTTCGCGACCGGCACGCAAGTCAACGCCCGCACCGGCGGCCCCATCCTGGCCACCGCCGGCACCCTGCTGCTGATGAAGACGCTGGTGCCCGCCACGCTGATCATCATCCTGGGCAGCTATGTGGGCCTGGACGGTGTGATGGGCGTGTCGATCCTGGCCTTGCTGGCCGCGTTCGACAACAGCAACGGCGGCCTGTGGCTGGCCTACACCGGCCAGTACGGTGACGCCCGCGACCGCGGCGCCTACGTCGCCAGCGCCGTCAACGACGGCCCCTTCTTCAGCCTGCTGTTCCTGGGCGCCTCGGGCCTGGCCGATATTCCGATGATTGCCCTGGTGGCGGCGCTGGTGCCGTTCCTGCTGGGCGTGGTGGTTGGCAACCTGGACCCGAAGTGGCGCGACGTGCTCAAGCCCGTGCCCAACATCGTGATCCCGTTCTTCGCCTTTGCGCTGGGCACCGGCATCAACCTGGGCGCGGTGGTCAGCGGCGGCATGAGCGGCCTGATCCTGGGCCTGATCATCAGCCCCATCACCGGCGGCCTGGTCTACCTGGGCTATCGCCTGATTCTGCGCCGTGGCGGCAAGAGCGGCCTGGGCTTCGCGGCCGGTACGACCGCCGGCAACGCCATCGCCACGCCCGCCGTGGTCGCGGCCGCCGACCCCAACTTCCAGCAATACGTGTCGACCGCCACCGCGCAGGTTGCGGCCTGCGTGCTGATCAGTTCGATCCTGGCGCCGATGCTGGCTTCGTACTTCCTCAAGCGCGCCGGTGAACTCAAGTCCGAAGACGCCGATGCGGACAGCAGCGCCACGCCCACGTTGGCCAGCGCGCGCGGAGAGGCGCTTTGA
- the dtnK gene encoding D-threonate kinase, with protein MTPTIAIVADDLTGSGDTAVQFVRAGWSTHLSIGGADEALAGPATAGVEVLAVTTHSRALPAADAARVIEQNVRQLRAAGVSRLYKKVDSTLRGAFKAEIDAARDAWGSDTVAVICPAFPATGRTVEHGVLLVNGKPVTETSAATDPVTPVTESHIPTLLGCAHVAAQDGDTPDTLAARIRQAGNTVVVDASTDADLERLARAIGLLGVHALPVGAGGLAVPLARVWAGADQTAPVVVVVTSQHSAARAQAAALQASGADTWTPTLAQLADDAAWQAWSQPLLQAHAKAPAEAGTVLLLAPEGQLEGLDSEKVADRLGSLAAQLIATSRAAGVVATGGDGARSVLVALNASGIALVDEVMGGVPLGTLTGGTAAGLPVVTKAGGFGTEDVLVRAVRAIRDRRFKR; from the coding sequence TTGACGCCCACCATCGCCATCGTCGCCGATGACCTGACCGGTTCCGGCGACACCGCGGTGCAATTTGTACGCGCCGGCTGGAGCACGCACCTGTCCATCGGCGGCGCCGACGAGGCGCTGGCCGGCCCGGCTACCGCCGGCGTCGAAGTGCTGGCGGTCACGACCCACAGCCGCGCGCTGCCCGCCGCCGACGCCGCCCGCGTCATTGAACAGAACGTGCGCCAACTGCGCGCGGCCGGCGTATCGCGCCTGTACAAGAAGGTGGACTCCACCTTGCGCGGCGCCTTCAAGGCCGAGATCGACGCGGCGCGCGATGCCTGGGGCTCGGACACGGTGGCGGTGATCTGCCCCGCGTTCCCCGCCACCGGCCGTACCGTGGAACACGGCGTGCTGTTGGTCAACGGCAAGCCGGTCACCGAGACGTCCGCCGCCACCGACCCGGTGACCCCGGTGACGGAAAGCCATATTCCCACCCTGCTGGGCTGCGCCCATGTGGCGGCGCAAGACGGCGACACGCCCGACACGCTTGCCGCGCGCATCCGGCAGGCCGGCAACACGGTGGTGGTTGACGCCAGCACCGATGCCGACCTGGAACGCCTGGCGCGCGCCATCGGCCTGCTGGGCGTACACGCCCTGCCCGTGGGCGCGGGCGGCCTGGCCGTGCCGTTGGCCCGCGTTTGGGCCGGCGCCGACCAGACCGCGCCCGTCGTGGTCGTGGTGACGTCGCAGCACAGCGCGGCGCGCGCTCAAGCCGCCGCCCTGCAAGCCTCGGGCGCCGACACCTGGACGCCCACGCTCGCTCAACTGGCCGACGACGCCGCATGGCAGGCCTGGAGCCAGCCGCTGCTGCAGGCCCACGCCAAAGCGCCCGCCGAAGCGGGCACGGTGTTGCTGCTGGCGCCCGAAGGCCAACTGGAAGGATTGGATTCGGAAAAAGTTGCCGACCGCCTGGGCAGCCTGGCGGCGCAATTGATCGCCACCTCGCGCGCGGCCGGCGTGGTCGCCACGGGCGGCGACGGGGCGCGCAGCGTGCTGGTGGCGCTGAACGCCAGCGGTATCGCGCTGGTGGATGAAGTGATGGGTGGCGTGCCGCTAGGCACGCTGACCGGGGGTACGGCCGCGGGCCTGCCCGTGGTGACCAAGGCCGGCGGCTTTGGCACCGAAGACGTATTGGTTCGCGCCGTGCGCGCGATCCGCGACAGGAGATTCAAGCGATGA
- the pdxA gene encoding 4-hydroxythreonine-4-phosphate dehydrogenase PdxA, translating to MTQPQPNKLPLLAVTLGDVAGIGPEITAKMLMGHDELRQKARLLVVGDVDVMVNAVRGLGGDPAIVKKLDRAADCTNTPGTIEVLQAGPSLAHVKLGEISADAGDGSVRFVTTACALARAGEVDGIVTAPLNKAAMHAAGHKWPGHTELLAHEFGVKTFSLVLSAGDLYIFHATTHVSLRQAIEDLTPTRMRAVLRLAGSFAKALGRGDQPVAVSGLNPHAGENGIFGSEDADILAPAVAEANAAGILAAGPIPADALFPQAVRGKWQFVIACYHDQGHAPFKAVYGDDGVNITVGLPVVRVSVDHGTAFDIAGKGIAREDSLILAAERAAHLAPGWTHVWETARAQTGG from the coding sequence ATGACACAACCCCAACCGAACAAGCTGCCTTTGCTGGCCGTCACCCTGGGCGACGTGGCCGGCATCGGGCCGGAAATCACGGCCAAGATGCTGATGGGCCACGACGAACTGCGCCAAAAGGCCCGCCTGCTGGTGGTCGGCGATGTAGACGTCATGGTCAACGCCGTGCGCGGCCTGGGTGGCGACCCCGCCATCGTGAAGAAGCTGGACCGCGCGGCCGACTGTACCAACACGCCCGGCACGATCGAAGTGTTGCAAGCCGGCCCGTCGCTGGCTCACGTCAAGCTGGGTGAAATCAGCGCCGACGCGGGCGATGGCTCCGTGCGCTTCGTCACCACCGCCTGCGCCCTGGCGCGCGCCGGTGAAGTCGACGGCATCGTGACCGCGCCGCTGAACAAGGCTGCCATGCACGCCGCCGGCCACAAGTGGCCCGGCCACACCGAATTGCTGGCGCATGAATTCGGCGTGAAGACCTTCTCGCTGGTGCTGTCGGCCGGCGACCTCTACATCTTCCACGCCACCACCCACGTATCGCTGCGCCAGGCCATTGAAGACCTGACGCCCACGCGCATGCGCGCCGTGCTGCGCCTGGCGGGTTCGTTCGCCAAGGCGCTGGGCCGGGGCGACCAGCCGGTGGCTGTGTCGGGCCTGAACCCGCACGCGGGTGAAAACGGCATCTTCGGCAGCGAAGACGCCGACATCCTGGCCCCCGCCGTGGCCGAAGCCAATGCGGCTGGCATCCTGGCCGCCGGCCCCATCCCGGCCGACGCCCTGTTCCCGCAAGCCGTGCGCGGCAAGTGGCAATTCGTGATCGCCTGCTACCACGACCAGGGCCACGCGCCCTTCAAGGCCGTGTATGGCGATGACGGCGTCAACATCACGGTGGGCCTGCCTGTGGTGCGCGTATCCGTGGACCACGGCACCGCGTTCGACATCGCTGGCAAGGGCATCGCGCGCGAAGACAGCCTGATCCTGGCCGCCGAGCGCGCCGCGCATCTGGCCCCGGGCTGGACGCATGTATGGGAAACTGCGCGGGCACAAACCGGAGGTTGA